A genomic segment from Saprospiraceae bacterium encodes:
- the ltrA gene encoding group II intron reverse transcriptase/maturase: protein MTSCLPALYSMVGHSAVLTGGIAWHFIRWDSVVYSVKSIQSRIVKAVRVGRWNKVKVLQGILRHSYAARLLAIRRVTENSGKRTAGIDKQLWDTPEAKFKAVNQLQQLGYQPLAVRRIKIPKSNGKWRPLGIPTMKDRTMQALHLLALDPISESLADPNSYGFRPHRSCADAIARCFSILAKPRAPVWILEGDISGCFDNISHGWLEKHIPSDKKILHKWLKAGYVEKEELFPSEKGTPQGSVVSPTMANMTLDGMEMAIDKAAKVKHWGRNLPKRRINPNHIHLVRYADDFIVTCTDRNMLEQLIQPAIEEFLSERGLSLSAEKTFITHIEKGFDFLGQNIKKYNGKLLIKPAKKNVKVFLDKVRVAIKEHRSAPAISVLQKLAPMIRGWAMYHRHIVAKQTFSKVDHEVWRMLWNWACRRHGNKSRMWIKQRYFMRYKGQDWTFAAKDKDGNLETIFKASSVKIQRHPKIRATANPYDEKDEAYFEQRIENQMFNKLEGKQMLRYLYERQKGCCVVCGCKITNETGWNAHHVIPKYLGGNWRGDNLILLHPVCHIQVHQNESVAAALTLSVTGA, encoded by the coding sequence ATGACTAGTTGTCTTCCAGCGTTATATTCGATGGTTGGTCATAGTGCAGTTTTGACGGGGGGTATTGCATGGCACTTTATCCGCTGGGATAGCGTGGTGTACTCCGTAAAATCCATTCAGTCACGTATCGTAAAAGCAGTCAGAGTAGGTCGTTGGAATAAAGTCAAAGTACTGCAAGGTATATTGAGACATTCCTACGCTGCTCGTCTTCTGGCAATCAGAAGAGTCACCGAAAACAGCGGTAAAAGAACCGCTGGTATTGATAAACAATTATGGGACACCCCCGAAGCTAAATTTAAGGCAGTAAATCAATTGCAACAACTAGGCTATCAACCATTAGCTGTTAGACGGATTAAAATTCCAAAAAGTAATGGGAAATGGCGTCCTCTGGGTATTCCCACGATGAAAGATAGAACTATGCAAGCTTTACACTTACTTGCATTAGACCCTATTTCTGAATCGCTAGCAGACCCTAATTCCTACGGCTTCCGCCCTCATCGTTCCTGTGCAGATGCAATAGCAAGGTGCTTTAGTATATTGGCTAAACCTAGAGCTCCTGTCTGGATTTTGGAGGGAGATATATCTGGCTGCTTTGACAATATTTCGCATGGCTGGTTAGAAAAACACATTCCAAGCGATAAGAAGATATTGCATAAATGGCTAAAGGCTGGGTATGTTGAAAAAGAGGAGTTATTCCCTAGTGAAAAGGGTACACCACAAGGTTCGGTCGTTTCTCCTACGATGGCCAATATGACGCTTGATGGAATGGAAATGGCAATTGATAAAGCTGCTAAAGTAAAACATTGGGGCAGAAATCTCCCCAAAAGGAGAATCAACCCCAATCATATTCACTTAGTTCGATATGCTGATGACTTCATAGTAACTTGCACTGATAGAAATATGCTCGAACAACTTATCCAACCTGCTATCGAAGAATTCTTATCAGAAAGGGGTTTGAGCCTATCAGCTGAAAAGACTTTTATTACGCATATCGAAAAAGGCTTCGATTTTCTAGGTCAAAATATCAAAAAGTATAATGGTAAACTGTTGATAAAACCAGCCAAAAAGAATGTAAAGGTGTTCCTAGATAAAGTTAGAGTAGCAATAAAGGAGCACAGATCGGCCCCTGCAATATCGGTACTGCAAAAACTAGCCCCAATGATTAGGGGATGGGCGATGTATCACCGACATATTGTAGCTAAACAAACCTTCAGCAAAGTGGACCATGAGGTTTGGAGAATGCTTTGGAATTGGGCTTGTCGCCGCCACGGCAACAAATCCCGTATGTGGATTAAGCAAAGGTATTTTATGCGCTATAAAGGGCAGGACTGGACTTTTGCTGCCAAAGATAAAGATGGTAATCTAGAAACCATTTTTAAGGCTAGCAGTGTAAAAATTCAACGACACCCTAAAATCAGGGCTACGGCTAATCCTTATGATGAGAAGGACGAAGCTTACTTTGAGCAGCGTATCGAAAATCAAATGTTTAACAAACTAGAAGGGAAGCAAATGTTACGCTATCTTTATGAACGACAAAAAGGATGCTGTGTAGTATGTGGTTGTAAAATCACAAACGAAACAGGATGGAATGCTCACCATGTTATTCCTAAATACTTAGGTGGCAATTGGAGAGGAGATAACCTGATTTTACTACATCCCGTTTGTCATATTCAAGTTCATCAAAACGAATCGGTAGCTGCTGCGCTGACCTTAAGCGTTACAGGTGCTTGA
- a CDS encoding DUF5362 family protein, with protein sequence MSTMMGMGGMTGAGMISPFIFTVYFLLIALVYLFPVLYLYRFSTKMQTALRSDNEAELTASFSNLKSLYKFMGILTAIFIGLYALIFVFAGLAGAAAGF encoded by the coding sequence ATGAGCACTATGATGGGCATGGGGGGGATGACTGGCGCAGGTATGATTAGCCCCTTCATTTTTACTGTTTATTTCTTGTTAATTGCCTTGGTTTATTTATTTCCAGTCTTGTACCTGTATCGTTTTTCAACCAAAATGCAAACAGCCTTGAGGTCTGATAATGAGGCCGAATTGACTGCGTCATTTTCGAATTTAAAATCGCTATATAAATTCATGGGGATTTTGACAGCTATTTTTATTGGACTTTACGCGCTTATTTTTGTATTTGCAGGGCTTGCTGGTGCAGCTGCAGGATTTTAG
- a CDS encoding M42 family metallopeptidase, with product MSIITPNSEAFLQKYINNASPTGYETSGQKLWLDYLRPYIDEWHTDNYGTAYGVINPGQEFRVVIEGHADEISWYVHYINETGFISVIRNGGSDHLIAPSKKVNIHTKNGIVKGVFGWPAIHTRRGEDATLTPKLENIFIDVGAKDKEEVLAMGIHVGSVITFDDEFSMLNNRYYVGRALDNRLGGFCIAEVARLLHINKNKLPYSLYVVNAVQEEVGLRGAEMVAHTIKPHVAIVTDVTHDTHTPLVKPKKIGDVQGGKGPSVTYAPAVHNKLLDLIIDTATEEGIPFQREASSRRTGTDTDAFAYSNGGVPSALISLPLRYMHTTVEMAHKDDVENVIRLIYQTLLRIQKNHNFKYF from the coding sequence ATGTCAATAATTACACCAAATTCAGAGGCATTTCTTCAAAAATACATCAATAATGCTTCCCCCACCGGATATGAGACAAGCGGCCAGAAATTATGGCTTGATTACCTAAGACCTTATATTGATGAGTGGCATACGGATAATTATGGCACAGCCTATGGGGTCATCAATCCAGGTCAGGAATTTAGAGTTGTAATTGAAGGGCATGCCGATGAAATATCCTGGTACGTTCATTATATCAATGAAACCGGATTTATCAGCGTCATACGCAATGGTGGATCAGACCATCTCATTGCACCATCTAAAAAAGTCAATATCCATACCAAAAATGGAATTGTAAAAGGCGTTTTTGGCTGGCCAGCCATCCATACCCGACGAGGAGAAGACGCCACACTTACGCCTAAGCTGGAAAATATATTCATTGATGTCGGCGCTAAAGATAAGGAAGAGGTCTTGGCCATGGGTATTCATGTGGGTTCGGTTATCACCTTTGATGATGAATTCAGTATGCTTAACAACCGCTACTATGTTGGTCGTGCCCTCGACAATAGGCTGGGCGGCTTTTGTATTGCCGAGGTAGCCAGGCTGCTACATATCAACAAAAACAAACTGCCCTATAGTTTATATGTAGTGAATGCTGTGCAGGAAGAAGTGGGACTTAGAGGGGCAGAAATGGTAGCCCATACCATCAAACCACACGTAGCGATTGTCACTGATGTCACCCACGATACGCATACGCCATTGGTTAAACCCAAAAAAATCGGCGATGTACAGGGTGGTAAAGGGCCCTCCGTCACCTATGCTCCTGCTGTCCACAACAAACTACTTGACTTGATCATTGATACGGCTACTGAAGAAGGGATTCCTTTTCAGCGGGAGGCTTCTTCCCGCCGGACGGGTACAGATACCGACGCCTTCGCCTACTCAAATGGTGGCGTTCCTTCAGCACTTATTTCCTTACCCTTGCGATATATGCACACGACCGTAGAAATGGCGCATAAAGATGATGTTGAAAATGTGATCCGATTAATTTACCAAACCTTGCTACGCATCCAAAAAAACCATAATTTTAAATATTTCTAG
- the pyrE gene encoding orotate phosphoribosyltransferase, which translates to MTIAEAVSDKLLQINAIKLSPQKPFTWASGLKSPIYCDNRIVLSHPTTRNFIVEQFREKAQEMAPFDVIAGVATAGIPHGVLLASLMELPFVYVRSSAKAHGRQNQIEGKLEPGQRVLVIEDLISTGGSCLQAVECLRAVEANVVGVLAIFTYGFEKAQQAFAEAKCAVATLSHYDVLIKLAAERHYISADDQKTLQAWRENPQDWSEQQKKYDL; encoded by the coding sequence ATGACTATTGCCGAAGCCGTGTCCGACAAACTGTTGCAAATTAATGCAATTAAGTTGAGTCCACAAAAACCTTTCACATGGGCCTCTGGGCTCAAATCTCCTATTTATTGTGATAATCGGATCGTTTTATCGCATCCGACTACTAGGAATTTTATCGTAGAGCAGTTCCGAGAAAAGGCACAGGAAATGGCGCCTTTTGATGTGATTGCAGGGGTCGCTACAGCGGGTATTCCACATGGTGTTTTACTTGCATCCCTGATGGAACTCCCCTTTGTCTATGTCCGTTCTTCGGCCAAAGCACATGGCCGGCAGAACCAAATCGAAGGTAAACTTGAACCTGGTCAAAGGGTTTTGGTGATCGAGGATTTAATTTCTACGGGTGGAAGTTGCCTTCAGGCTGTTGAATGTTTAAGGGCAGTTGAGGCAAATGTTGTTGGCGTTTTGGCTATTTTCACCTATGGTTTTGAGAAAGCACAACAAGCTTTTGCGGAAGCAAAATGTGCTGTGGCTACCCTCAGTCATTATGATGTTTTAATCAAACTGGCAGCTGAACGTCACTACATCTCGGCTGATGACCAAAAAACACTCCAAGCATGGCGGGAAAATCCCCAGGACTGGAGTGAACAGCAGAAAAAATATGATCTTTAG
- a CDS encoding NUDIX hydrolase produces the protein MYKIYINETPLLLLDNTNGGLVPTVGPELIVNRYSGKAKSLLQYADMLEKTRQYRQVSVYSKDYQQLVKDFESNYKLIEAAGGLVTNPSGKVLMIFRRNFWDLPKGKIDKGEHKEAAAIREVEEETGLRNIELGYSLGETYHTYRTDKGKRILKRTYWYTMKAPDQALTPQIEEDIEKAEWVDLPSFLAGQPIIYRNILDVLQRVH, from the coding sequence ATGTACAAAATCTATATTAATGAAACCCCTTTGCTTTTATTAGATAATACCAATGGCGGATTAGTTCCAACAGTGGGGCCAGAGCTAATCGTAAATCGCTATTCAGGAAAAGCTAAATCGCTTTTGCAATATGCCGATATGCTGGAGAAAACCAGGCAATATCGACAAGTCAGCGTTTATAGTAAAGATTACCAACAACTCGTCAAAGATTTTGAGTCTAACTACAAACTCATAGAGGCTGCCGGTGGCTTGGTGACCAACCCAAGCGGTAAAGTATTAATGATTTTCCGACGCAATTTCTGGGACCTTCCCAAAGGGAAAATTGATAAGGGAGAACACAAAGAAGCCGCAGCTATCAGAGAGGTAGAAGAGGAAACGGGGCTACGAAACATCGAACTTGGCTATTCCCTGGGCGAAACCTACCACACCTATCGCACGGATAAAGGGAAAAGAATTTTAAAAAGAACCTATTGGTACACAATGAAAGCCCCTGATCAAGCGTTAACCCCCCAGATCGAAGAAGATATTGAAAAGGCGGAATGGGTAGATTTACCTTCTTTTTTAGCAGGTCAACCTATTATTTATCGGAATATTCTCGATGTTTTGCAAAGGGTGCACTAA
- a CDS encoding sodium:solute symporter family protein, which produces MQLHPIDIGVILLYLLLTIVLGFWVSKRASKSLSAYFLGDNNIKWYFLGLSNASGMFDISGTMWTVTILFVYGLKSAWIPWLWPVWNQVFVMIFLAIWLRRSNVMTGAQWITSRFGDKTGGKLSHIIITIFAVISVFGFIAYFFVGIGKFAAIFFPWDLSTQVAGIEISSEQVYALSIILITTLYVIKGGMYSVVLTEILQFVIMTISCFVIGYIAFTNVSAAQMASAVPEGWTNLFFGWNLNLDWGDHLASVNQKIQEDGFELFGYLVMMMIFKGIFASMAGPVPSYDMQRVLSTQTPAEAAKMSGLTILVLYFPRYLMVAGFAVLALVHLTPAFEAMGPAIDFETVLPLAIERFVPIGFKGLLLAGLLAAFMGTFAAFINAAPAYIVNDLYKKYINPNASDRIYVRYSYVSSFVLVLIGIAAGFFAHSINALTLWITSALYGGYAAANVLKWLWWRFNGYGYFFGMLGGLIASTFIPQLMAGVIDIYLFPIILGCSFLGCMLGTLLSPPDDEEVLISFYKQTKPWGFWQPIIKKIQQKEPDFLPNMDFKRDAFNVLVGIIWQMTLVVMPIYLLIRETSSFLLCLLLFALTTYWLKRFWYDKLEA; this is translated from the coding sequence ATGCAGCTTCATCCAATTGATATAGGAGTTATCCTATTATATTTATTGCTTACCATTGTATTGGGGTTCTGGGTTTCCAAAAGGGCATCCAAGAGCTTGTCCGCTTATTTTTTGGGTGACAACAACATTAAATGGTACTTTCTTGGTTTATCTAATGCCTCTGGCATGTTTGATATTTCAGGGACCATGTGGACGGTCACCATTCTTTTTGTATATGGCTTGAAAAGTGCTTGGATTCCTTGGCTTTGGCCCGTATGGAACCAGGTCTTTGTGATGATATTTCTGGCTATTTGGCTGCGTCGATCCAATGTCATGACGGGTGCCCAATGGATCACTTCGCGATTTGGGGATAAAACAGGCGGTAAACTTTCACATATCATCATCACCATTTTTGCTGTCATTAGTGTTTTCGGATTTATCGCTTACTTTTTTGTTGGCATCGGCAAATTCGCTGCTATTTTTTTTCCCTGGGACCTTTCTACCCAGGTAGCAGGAATCGAAATTTCTTCGGAACAAGTCTATGCGCTATCAATTATTTTGATCACCACCTTATATGTGATCAAAGGAGGAATGTATAGCGTGGTACTGACCGAAATCCTGCAATTTGTTATCATGACTATTTCTTGTTTTGTGATCGGTTACATTGCTTTTACCAATGTAAGTGCTGCACAAATGGCCTCAGCTGTTCCCGAAGGTTGGACGAATCTTTTTTTTGGTTGGAACCTTAACTTGGATTGGGGGGATCACCTGGCAAGTGTCAATCAAAAAATCCAGGAAGATGGGTTCGAATTGTTCGGGTATTTGGTCATGATGATGATTTTCAAGGGTATTTTTGCCAGTATGGCTGGGCCCGTTCCGAGTTATGATATGCAGCGTGTATTATCTACCCAAACCCCCGCTGAAGCAGCGAAGATGAGCGGATTGACCATCTTGGTGCTCTATTTCCCGCGTTATTTAATGGTGGCAGGTTTTGCCGTGCTAGCCTTGGTGCATCTGACGCCCGCCTTCGAAGCCATGGGACCCGCTATCGATTTTGAGACCGTCTTGCCATTGGCGATTGAACGGTTTGTCCCGATTGGGTTTAAAGGCTTATTACTGGCGGGTTTATTGGCTGCCTTTATGGGGACTTTTGCCGCCTTTATCAATGCAGCTCCAGCCTATATCGTAAATGACCTTTACAAGAAATATATAAACCCCAATGCGAGTGACCGAATCTATGTCCGTTATAGCTATGTTTCTTCATTTGTATTAGTGCTGATCGGTATTGCAGCCGGATTTTTCGCCCATTCCATTAATGCCCTGACCCTTTGGATTACTTCGGCACTCTATGGCGGTTATGCTGCCGCTAATGTCTTAAAATGGCTATGGTGGCGATTTAATGGTTATGGTTATTTCTTTGGCATGTTAGGTGGTTTAATCGCCTCTACTTTTATTCCACAACTGATGGCTGGGGTGATTGACATTTATTTGTTCCCCATTATTTTGGGCTGTTCCTTCCTGGGGTGTATGTTGGGAACTTTGCTAAGCCCCCCCGATGACGAGGAGGTACTCATCTCTTTTTATAAACAGACTAAACCCTGGGGATTCTGGCAACCAATAATCAAGAAAATACAGCAAAAAGAACCTGATTTTTTGCCGAATATGGATTTTAAAAGAGATGCTTTTAATGTTTTAGTCGGGATCATCTGGCAAATGACCTTGGTTGTCATGCCTATTTATTTGTTAATTCGTGAAACAAGCTCCTTTTTGCTTTGTTTGCTCTTATTTGCCCTGACGACCTATTGGCTAAAACGTTTTTGGTATGATAAACTAGAAGCCTAA
- a CDS encoding DUF4434 domain-containing protein codes for MLPITGTFLDEISHDIPHQNWGPKEWDQDFALMKQMGIDTVILIRCGHKKWLTFASEVLIREENAYAPPFDLVELFLVLAAKYKMQFFFGLYDSGKYWWEQGDFQKEVDINLKLIDEVWQKYGHYQAFKGWYLCQEVSRKTGAIIDLYARLGRHCKAVSNGLPTLISPYIDGQKALLSSQASLSKSEAIGLKAHEQEWNEIFSGIQSAVDIVAFQDGHVDYHELAAYFAINKQLADRYGLQCWTNAESFDRDMPIKFLPIKFEKLLLKLKAAQEAGLEKAITFEFSHFMSPQSAYPQAHHLFNRYLELLVNFGK; via the coding sequence ATGTTGCCTATTACCGGAACTTTTCTTGACGAAATAAGCCATGACATTCCGCATCAAAACTGGGGCCCCAAGGAGTGGGACCAGGATTTTGCATTGATGAAACAAATGGGAATAGACACGGTCATTCTCATCCGATGCGGCCACAAAAAGTGGCTGACCTTCGCTTCCGAGGTCTTAATTCGGGAGGAAAATGCTTATGCGCCGCCATTTGATCTGGTGGAATTATTCCTGGTCCTGGCCGCTAAATACAAGATGCAATTCTTTTTTGGATTATACGATTCTGGAAAGTATTGGTGGGAACAAGGCGATTTTCAGAAAGAGGTGGATATCAACTTGAAACTCATTGATGAGGTTTGGCAGAAATATGGCCATTATCAGGCTTTTAAAGGCTGGTATCTGTGCCAGGAGGTGAGCCGAAAAACAGGCGCTATTATTGACCTATATGCGCGACTTGGACGCCATTGTAAGGCGGTGTCCAACGGACTTCCTACCTTAATCTCACCCTATATCGATGGTCAAAAAGCCCTGCTCTCCAGCCAAGCTTCCCTTTCCAAATCGGAGGCTATCGGCTTAAAGGCCCATGAACAAGAGTGGAATGAAATATTTTCGGGCATTCAGTCGGCGGTCGACATCGTTGCTTTTCAGGATGGGCATGTCGATTACCATGAGTTAGCTGCTTATTTCGCCATCAATAAACAATTGGCCGATCGTTATGGCCTTCAATGCTGGACCAATGCAGAATCATTCGACCGCGATATGCCCATCAAATTTTTGCCCATCAAGTTTGAGAAGCTGTTGCTAAAACTGAAGGCAGCTCAGGAAGCTGGTCTGGAAAAAGCCATTACCTTTGAATTTTCTCATTTTATGAGTCCACAATCGGCCTATCCTCAGGCGCACCACCTCTTTAATCGTTACTTGGAGCTATTGGTAAATTTTGGAAAATAA
- a CDS encoding GlsB/YeaQ/YmgE family stress response membrane protein, producing MEFLYFIIVGAIAGWLAGQIMKGGSFGLITNIILGVIGAIVGGWLLGVAGVSVGGGLLGSILTSAIGAMVVLFVAGLFKK from the coding sequence ATGGAATTTTTGTATTTCATTATTGTAGGAGCTATTGCTGGTTGGTTGGCTGGACAAATCATGAAAGGCGGTAGTTTCGGGCTGATTACTAATATTATTTTAGGAGTTATTGGTGCCATTGTAGGCGGCTGGCTACTCGGAGTGGCTGGTGTCTCTGTAGGCGGTGGCCTACTTGGATCCATTTTGACCTCAGCCATTGGTGCGATGGTCGTGCTATTTGTAGCAGGTCTTTTTAAGAAATAA